A window from Lytechinus pictus isolate F3 Inbred chromosome 9, Lp3.0, whole genome shotgun sequence encodes these proteins:
- the LOC129267776 gene encoding PHD and RING finger domain-containing protein 1-like yields the protein MAENLRGGGPFALCSLHSAAVETRANSDPVLGANQSPILARPLKLDAAKMETNNNHEEEGLKHSIGDVEKSMEFDKGSVDDSDEEEVWESVSELASDEEYVTDDGEDEEEGGEGEFEEDEEEEDDEDEEDGEEDDDEEDDDDDEEEEIEEGNEMDDGTISSGDEGGEKCAICLCSFNNQEVGSPESCDHTFCFECIYEWSKNVTTCPVDRSVFTLILVRNTFHGEIVRQMEVKAQEALDEDQDPTYCEVCGECDREDRLLLCDECDAGYHCECLTPPLVHIPIEEWYCPNCATPDHEDESSEEEYMSNLRRPVRRVREYARAIARTQVAERVLSRVRQARELRRIDEQEQTGAASTSAPRVPKARRKTVRKRKTTKRKTTKRKTTKRKRKTTKRKTTTRKKRKSTTTTTASGTKKKRRKTRRKKRKVRRTSVGARTARPSVAKTIRRRIAGKLNLVKPKVGSMMPDIKQKGEHSLLLKRHEIGVASLSLTGSEHLFDPSGYDESHVIRGPGAQSAPTPARPSTSSASTSSGPLDLLGSIMQGQNILHMKSENITIHKDGTLSSAKKKPDEKSTAKKSPMKTAHRSSTSSTTSHKYNSEKESSKPVKDVTSQRQRSSEGHAQGHRQVQKTSDTRRSGMQSLSGEASQNIHHGIKDDDLEPVQMDIDDDDDDDGDSNFMSKGKESFIGTNVGRMQQSHGTNSHSEFLRTKVDCQVDELCLQNIPLQPNEGQESQDMDDSGNDESDGDVGYHGNSDNQDGDGGYEQDGGEEDQGDQEENPINNNNNNDGEDDGGDEEGGDEGEGGDGDEAEEEEEEEEAEEEEAEEEDEEAEGEGAEAVDEEAEEAGAEGVPLAEKDQELYADLEYTDKKNYGQTEEEDHPAREEANIRNAAPDDEEASQLMGDAGNQDDGCEDENEKGEESEEEQLAEEEECDVEEEQEVDEEEEEEEIEEGKPGAEEEEQNEEFKDTIDQQETEEGIAGEEEGEEAEQVEEEQKGDDDEEEEEDGEAEEIGDGQEESRTITDEKSSDRTSSRPLIGELECEDISDEDNVPEDDGQQGSESDEEGMIIETSDGRVIEAKPKAQDSRKEQRTEPVESHQTPVEETESAVKHGASSAEEGEVKTDDESKKGKKARGKRKRKKRNRDKRNVVVDPRKSISLHPQLPVDRLPTRGDESSGRREGSREAFGDLRQVIQVKRDTPYTAEELRRYHECWEEYNRRRDERRVERVGTAWDQYTYDQYAYYEAWRSMGGDFATGRPWGLHVQRDRSPIYDRRKNGEPQAFDPRLETQRQSARKDNERGKEEGSRKSSEKKTKSESDKGRKDQPTKKESSRTQKDDKDKVKKEKTKSKGHIHENSARDKNGRERDGGEKDKKSRDKEKEKDRVSRNKHGHDRDKDQSKQKERERSRERDRSRKDHEHRSRERDRHRSRDRERSRDRGRERSRDKHHKRGSEREHSRSKEDHSRSRHRSRSRDRERSRKRDRSSESDRVSSKDRRRDRSRDRGRDRSREKAAHRDHDKSKDRERTREIVKKTEERKSVSSVKVPQRKERGKVTVDASGVRKILLGEKAKPKEPKKVVEKPIPVIAKVDKVKVKKVKKEKTGVEGKVEKKVKKTKLKGEKKVTKGKKKKVVSKRPLSFDVDEISAPTKKKKAPAPVEQAPKAEDIVLKPPSPLKFDDDDADDMIPVPSTTRSGSCTPDLYIDIAAPDSDLSRTVTEPSKPLPKPKSPADVAVADSSHLETDMYDPFNPTASPPSGIKSPSPIVSEASPLHDTATSSSVEVFKRAATPPPEVPPNPTSTTDVSSSDMATNPPQQGMTNEDRLMLASQASQQITKILNQLATVPVAKPRVSPESPIEQAMSSASIELGLSPEHIGGSSISVSSLGSEKSYKVDPIIPQDNIGDAQEDDIEMSAVDLYNKNSRDRYLKKLYHQERVVEEVKLAIKPHYQRKVINKEDYKEILRKSVNQVCHSKTGEINPVKIRRLIDGYVKKVQHKNKKPGDKLGKLGGGSAGKTTFKSSSKGSSKSSSKSGSKTTREPASASKLIEKGRSLGLKSK from the exons AATGTGACTACGTGTCCAGTTGACCGAAGTGTGTTCACACTCATCCTAGTTCGAAATACTTTCCATGGAGAGATTGTAAGACAGATGGAAGTCAAAGCTCAAGAAGCCCTCGATGAAGACCAAGATCCAACATACTGCGAG GTCTGTGGAGAATGTGATCGGGAGGATCGTTTGCTTCTATGTGATGAGTGTGATGCTGGATACCATTGTGAATGCCTCACCCCGCCACTCGTTCACATCCCCATTGAAGAATGGTATTGTCCAAATTGTGCAACACCTGACCATGAAG ATGAGAGCAGTGAGGAGGAGTATATGTCTAACTTGCGTCGTCCCGTGAGGAGGGTTAGGGAGTATGCACGTGCCATTGCTAGGACACAGGTAGCAGAGAGAGTCCTGTCACGGGTTCGCCAAGCGAGGGAGCTGCGACGAATCGATGAGCAAGAACAG ACTGGTGCTGCTAGCACAAGCGCTCCGAGGGTACCCAAAGCACGGAGGAAAACGGTACGCAAGCGAAAGACCACCAAGCGCAAGACCACCAAACGCAAGACCACCAAACGCAAGCGCAAGACAACCAAAAGGAAGACGACCacgagaaagaagaggaagtcCACGACAACCACAACAGCCTCTGGGACCAAGAAAAAGCGTAGGAAAACCCGGCGCAAAAAACGAAAG GTTCGGAGGACCTCTGTTGGAGCTCGTACTGCCCGGCCCTCGGTAGCCAAGACTATACGTCGCAGGATAGCTGGTAAGCTGAACCTGGTCAAACCTAAGGTTGGGTCCATGATGCCTGACATCAAACAAAAGGGAGAGCACAGCTTGCTCTTGAAGCGGCATGAGATCGGCGTCGCTTCCCTGTCTCTCACTGGAAGCGAACATCTGTTTGACCCAAG TGGCTATGATGAGTCACATGTGATCAGAGGCCCCGGTGCTCAGAGTGCCCCAACTCCAGCAAG ACCCTCTACCTCTAGCGCATCAACAAGCAGCGGGCCTCTGGACCTACTAGGTAGTATTATGCAAGGTCAGAACATTCTGCACATGAAGAGCGAGAACATCACCATTCATAAAGATGGTACCCTAAGTTCAGCAAAGAAGAAACCAG ATGAGAAATCGACTGCTAAGAAATCTCCAATGAAGACAGCTCATAGATCCTCAACTTCATCCACTACTAGTCATAAATACAACTCAGAGAAAGAAAGCTCCAAACCTGTGAAAGATGTGACCTCTCAGCGTCAAAGGTCATCTGAAGGTCATGCTCAAGGTCACCGCCAAGTTCAAAAGACTTCTGATACTCGCAGAAGCGGGATGCAGTCGTTGAGCGGGGAAGCATCGCAAAATATTCACCATGGTATTAAAGACGATGATTTGGAGCCTGTACAAAtggatattgatgatgatgatgatgacgatggagATTCGAACTTCATGAGCAAGGGGAAGGAGTCGTTTATAGGTACCAATGTTGGTAGGATGCAACAAAGTCATGGCACGAACAGCCACTCAGAATTCTTGAGAACTAAAGTGGATTGTCAAGTGGATGAGTTGTGCTTGCAGAATATACCTCTTCAGCCAAATGAAGGACAGGAGAGCCAGGACATGGATGATAGTGGAAACGATGAGAGCGATGGTGACGttggttaccatggtaacagtgacAACCAGGATGGTGATGGAGGATACGAGCAGGACGGCGGGGAGGAGGATCAAGGCGATCAGGAGGAGAATCCaatcaataataacaataataatgatggagAAGACGATGGTGGAGATGAAGAAGGTGGTGATGAAGGCGAGGGGGGAGATGGAGATGAAgcggaagaagaggaggaggaggaggaggcagAGGAGGAAGAAGcagaggaggaggatgaggaggCAGAAGGAGAAGGAGCGGAGGCTGTGGATGAGGAGGCAGAAGAAGCAGGAGCGGAGGGTGTGCCTCTTGCTGAGAAGGATCAAGAACTGTATGCTGATCTGGAGTATACTGATAAAAAGAATTACGGACAGACGGAAGAAGAGGACCATCCTGCCAGAGAGGAGGCGAACATCAGGAATGCTGCACCTGATGACGAGGAAGCCAGTCAACTAATGGGAGATGCTGGCAATCAGGACGATGGCTGTgaggatgaaaatgaaaaaggggaGGAAAGTGAGGAAGAGCAGTTAGCAGAAGAGGAAGAGTGTGATGTTGAAGAGGAGCAAGAAgtggatgaggaggaggaggaggaagaaattGAGGAGGGAAAACCAGGAGccgaagaagaagaacaaaatgAGGAGTTTAAAGATACCATAGATCAGCAAGAAACCGAAGAAGGAATTGCAGGAGAGGAGGAGGGAGAAGAAGCAGAACAAGTTgaagaagaacaaaaaggagatgatgatgaagaagaagaagaggatggAGAAGCAGAAGAGATTGGTGATGGCCAAGAGGAATCAAGGACCATTACTGACGAGAAAAGCAGTGATAGGACTAGTTCTAGACCTTTGATTGGTGAACTGGAATGCGAGGATATTTCTGATGAAGACAATGTTCCGGAAGATGACGGGCAACAAGGAAGTGAATCCGATGAAGAAGGTATGATCATAGAGACAAGCGATGGCCGTGTGATTGAAGCCAAACCAAAAGCTCAGGACTCCAGGAAAGAGCAGAGGACAGAACCTGTTGAGAGTCATCAAACGCCTGTAGAGGAGACAGAGTCTGCTGTGAAACATGGTGCATCGTCTGCAGAGGAGGGTGAAGTGAAAACGGATGATGAATCAAAGAAGGGGAAGAAAGCGCGTGGCAAGCGGAAGCGCAAGAAACGCAACCGGGATAAACGGAACGTTGTTGTGGATCCTCGCAAGTCCATCTCGCTGCATCCGCAGTTGCCAGTCGATAGGTTGCCAACACGTGGTGACGAGTCTTCTGGACGCAGGGAAGGCAGTCGCGAAGCATTTGGTGACCTCCGACAGGTTATTCAGGTTAAGCGAGACACGCCATACACTGCTGAAGAACTTAGGAGATATCATGAATGCTGGGAGGAGTACAACCGTCGACGGGATGAGAGGAGGGTAGAACGTGTGGGCACTGCTTGGGACCAGTATACCTATGATCAGTATGCGTACTACGAAGCTTGGAGGAGTATGGGTGGCGATTTTGCCACTGGGAGACCTTGGGGTTTACATGTACAGCGTGATCGATCCCCTATCTATGACCGCAGGAAAAATGGGGAACCGCAAGCTTTTGATCCCCGACTTGAAACGCAGAGACAAAGCGCGAGGAAGGACAATGAAAGAGGAAAGGAGGAGGGATCGCGAAAATCCAGTGAAAAGAAGACGAAGTCTGAGAGTGATAAAGGTCGTAAGGATCAACCAACTAAAAAAGAAAGCAGTAGAACACAGAAAGATGATAAAGacaaagtaaagaaagaaaagactAAGAGTAAAGGGCATATTCATGAAAATTCTGCTCGTGATAAAAATGGTAGGGAGCGAGATGGTGGGGAAAAGGACAAGAAGTCTCGtgacaaagaaaaggaaaaggacagAGTTAGTCGCAATAAGCATGGACATGATAGAGATAAAGATCAAAGCAagcaaaaggaaagagaaaggagCCGGGAAAGAGATCGAAGTCGGAAAGACCATGAGCATCGAAGTAGAGAAAGGGATAGACACAGAAGTCGCGACAGAGAGCGTAGTCGTGATCGGGGTCGTGAGCGGAGTAGAGATAAGCACCATAAAAGAGGTAGCGAACGTGAACATAGTAGGAGCAAAGAGGATCATAGTCGAAGCAGGCACAGGTCGCGGAGTCGAGATCGTGAAAGGAGTCGGAAGCGAGATAGGAGCAGTGAAAGCGACCGTGTTTCATCAAAAGACAGGAGGAGAGATAGGTCTAGGGATAGGGGCCGAGATAGAAGTCGCGAAAAGGCAGCACATCGAGATCATGATAAGTCGAAAGATAGGGAAAGGACTAGGGAAATTGTCAAAAAGACTGAGGAAAGAAAGTCTGTATCCTCTGTTAAAGTCCCTCAGAGAAAGGAACGTGGTAAGGTTACCGTTGATGCTTCTGGAGTTCGTAAAATCTTGTTAGGAGAGAAAGCCAAGCCAAAGGAGCCTAAAAAGGTTGTTGAGAAACCAATACCAGTAATTGCTAAAGTGGACAAAGTTAAAGTCAAGAAGGTCAAGAAAGAGAAGACGGGAGTCGAGGGCAAAGTggaaaagaaagtgaagaaaacaaaattaaagggcgAGAAGAAGGTAACTAAAGGTAAAAAGAAGAAGGTAGTTTCTAAGCGACCGCTGTCTTTCGATGTGGATGAAATTTCAGCACCaaccaaaaagaaaaaggcTCCAGCTCCTGTCGAGCAAGCACCGAAGGCTGAAGACATTGTTCTGAAGCCACCGAGTCCTTTgaaatttgatgatgatgatgctgatgacatGATACCTGTGCCTTCTACCACACGTAGCGGGTCCTGCACTCCCGACCTTTACATTGATATTGCTGCTCCTGACAGCGATCTATCAAGGACAGTCACAGAGCCTTCAAAGCCGCTGCCAAAGCCCAAATCACCAGCGGATGTTGCAGTTGCTGATAGCAGTCATCTTGAGACAGATATGTACGATCCCTTCAACCCAACTGCATCTCCTCCATCAGGTATCAAGTCTCCATCACCAATCGTATCGGAAGCATCGCCTCTCCACGACACTGCCACGTCTTCATCCGTGGAGGTGTTCAAACGGGCCGCAACCCCTCCTCCGGAAGTGCCTCCGAACCCGACATCCACCACGGACGTCTCCAGCTCGGACATGGCCACCAATCCACCTCAGCAGGGCATGACCAACGAAGACCGTCTCATGCTGGCATCCCAGGCCAGTCAACAGATCACCAAGATCCTCAACCAGCTGGCTACCGTTCCTGTCGCCAAGCCGAGAGTCTCGCCGGAGTCGCCCATCGAGCAAGCCATGTCTTCGGCTTCCATCGAGCTTGGGCTTTCCCCGGAGCACATAGGTGGGTCGAGCATCTCTGTCAGCTCCCTGGGATCAGAGAAGAGTTACAAAGTGGATCCGATCATCCCGCAGGACAATATTGGAGATGCGCAGGAGGATGACATAGAGATGTCTGCCGTTGACCTTTACAACAAGAACAGTAGGGACAGG TATTTGAAGAAGCTCTACCATCAAGAGAGGGTCGTTGAGGAGGTAAAGTTAGCCATCAAACCTCACTACCAACGTAAGGTCATCAATAAAGAAGATTATAAAGAGATCCTCAGAAAATCAGTCAATCAG GTTTGTCATAGCAAGACTGGAGAGATCAACCCAGTCAAGATCCGCCGCCTCATCGACGGCTACGTCAAGAAAGTCCAGCACAAGAACAAGAAACCTGGCGACAAATTGGGCAAGCTAGGTGGAGGGTCCGCAGGAAAGACGACCTTCAAGTCATCCTCGAAAGGATCGAGCAAAAGCTCTAGCAAGAGCGGCAGCAAGACTACCAGGGAGCCGGCTAGCGCTTCCAAGCTGATCGAAAAAGGGAGAAGTCTTGGGCTGAAGTCGAagtaa